From a single Phalacrocorax carbo chromosome 10, bPhaCar2.1, whole genome shotgun sequence genomic region:
- the BHLHA15 gene encoding class A basic helix-loop-helix protein 15: MKTKTKGKKQRHAVDKEAFSEESAMRKTEQVKCLQHKGRRKGGDKESSKITTARAKHPWSNKDRHLRRLESNERERQRMHKLNNAFQALREVIPHVRAENKLSKIETLTLAKNYIKSLTSIILNMSNGHFPAAEGMGGAWVSKFYQHYQQQHGDDDHEEHLQKYST; this comes from the coding sequence ATGAAGACtaaaaccaaaggaaagaagcaaaggCATGCTGTTGACAAAGAAGCATTTTCTGAGGAGTCAgcaatgagaaaaacagaacaggTGAAATGTTTGCAACacaaaggaaggaggaaggggggagaCAAGGAGAGCAGCAAGATCACTACAGCCAGAGCCAAGCATCCTTGGAGCAATAAAGACAGGCATTTGAGGAGACTGGAAAGCAACGAGCGGGAGAGGCAGAGAATGCATAAGCTCAACAATGCGTTCCAAGCTTTGCGGGAGGTGATCCCTCATGTGAGAGCTGAGAATAAACTTTCCAAAATAGAGACTCTTACGCTGGccaaaaattacattaaatccTTGACCTCCATTATACTCAATATGTCCAATGGACACtttccagcagcagaagggatGGGGGGAGCCTGGGTGTCCAAATTTTACCAGCATTACCAACAACAACATGGGGATGATGATCATGAGGAACATCTACAGAAATATTCCACATAG